The following proteins come from a genomic window of Amyelois transitella isolate CPQ chromosome 24, ilAmyTran1.1, whole genome shotgun sequence:
- the LOC106135924 gene encoding thyroid transcription factor 1-associated protein 26 → MDSKKDSFFFSNKKGNPKNDDSKQQQKEKRQNQFNKNRNIGDAGTKKEKSADEKKPFDKKTYRLKKYSKKYKLEQWEEQRKKKLLRNYYKDVKNETAGSYKPKSFDEDNVDSGKEVGKFVRHPDLIEKENKIKNKDPFQKAKEQYSKIQQEKLEKKHEKEKMKEERMQKLQEYKKKKQDRFKKLSRKTKKGQPVMTGRLELLLEKIQKGGN, encoded by the coding sequence ATGGACAGTAAGAAGGActcatttttcttttcaaacaaGAAAGGTAATCCCAAGAATGATGATAGCAAACAACAACAGAAGGAAAAGAGACAAaatcaattcaataaaaacagaaatataGGTGATGCTGggacaaaaaaggaaaaatctGCTGATGAAAAGAAACCATTCGATAAGAAAACTtatcgtttaaaaaaatatagcaaaAAATACAAGCTGGAACAGTGGGAAGAGCAGCGAAAGAAAAAGCTGTtacgtaattattataaagatgtGAAAAATGAGACCGCTGGTAGTTACAAACCTAAATCGTTTGATGAAGACAATGTAGACTCCGGCAAGGAAGTAGGTAAATTTGTTAGACATCCCGATCTTATTGAAAAagagaataaaataaagaataaggaTCCATTTCAAAAGGCTAAAGAGCAATACAGTAAAATACAGCAGGAGAAGTTGGAAAAGAAACATGAAAAGGAAAAGATGAAAGAAGAGAGAATGCAGAAGTTGCAAGAGTATAAGAAGAAGAAACAGGATAGGTTCAAGAAGTTGAGTAGGAAGACTAAGAAGGGGCAGCCAGTGATGACTGGACGGCTCGAGTTGCTGCTGGAGAAGATTCAAAAAGGAGGAAATTAG